The Siansivirga zeaxanthinifaciens CC-SAMT-1 region TTTTAGGTTTTTCTGGAAACAAACAGCGGTATGTTGGTCCGTTTTGGTAATTAAATACCGAAACCTGACCTTCAAACTTGTAAATAGCACCAAATACCAAAGGTTTATTACTTAAAACACAGGCATCATTTACCAAATATCGCGTTTCAAAATTATCGGAACCATCAACAATAATGTCGTATAAATTAAAAAGATCTAGGGCGTTTTGGTAGCTTAGTTTTTCCGCGTAAGCGTTAATAGAAATTGAGTTGTTTAAATCGTTCAAACGTTTTTTAGCTGCTATGGCTTTATTTTCTCCTAAACTGCTGCTGCCATATAAAACTTGGCGTTGTAAGTTTGTAATATCTACAACATCTAAATCAATAATACCAAGAGTTCCAATACCAGCCGCAGCCAGATATTGTAAAATAGGGCAACCTAAACCACCGGCGCCAACTACCAAAACTTTGGCGTTGGATAGTTTGTCTTGGCCAATTTGACCAATTTCTGAAAGGATGATATGTCTGTTGTATCTGTTCATTTTTGTTTAATTGTTTATTTGTTGAGTTGTTTAAGCATTTAAACGCATCAACACTTAAACTTAAATTATCCTCCCGAAAAAGGCGGTAATAAAGCGATTTCGTTTCCTGTAATTTTGGTTTCAATCGACACCAATTCTTGGTTTTGTGCTACTTGAAAATCTTTGTTTTTTAAATCGGGGAATTTTAAATATATCCAATCTGTTAACTCTGAAATGGTTTTGGCAGACACCTCAATAATTTCAGAATCTCTGTTTGTAACTTCTGCTATTTGTCCGAAATATTTAATATTAATTTTCATTGGTTTCACTATATATTTTCTCTAAATGGTTTGTTGGTTAAGGTTTTTAAAGTTTCGGGCGTGTTTACGTTTAAAGTGCATTTTTCGTTTTCAGTATCTAGGGTTATTGTTTTTACTTTGCATTGATTTACAGCATATTGTAAACGCCGTTCACCTTGTTTTAAAAGGTTAAAAAAAAGTTCTTTACAGGAGGTTTTATACAGGGCAATTAAAGGCATGGTTTTATGGTTGGTTTCAACTTGAATTACATCGAAATTAGAATCAAAATGGTCTATTATCTGATTTATAATTCCCGAGGTAATTAGTGGAATGTCGCAACTTAAAACCAAATTATAATCGGTTTTAGAATGTTTCAATCCTGAATAAATACCTGCCAATGGCCCGGCTTCTTCAAATAAATCGTTTACCCGTTTTAAACCAAAAACATCGTAATTTTTATAATTTGAAACGATTATAATTTCAGAAGTAAAAGGTGCTAGTGCATCAATACTGTATTGTGTGAAAGGTTTTTCGTTATATAATAACAAGCCTTTGTCTGTTCCCATACGCGAACTTTTTCCGCCGGAAAGAATGATGCCTGTTATGTTTTTTTTAGCTATCATTTTAAGTTAAAAACAGTTTAAAACAGGCAATTGCTAAAACAAACGCTAAGATGTAACGCAATTTCTGATTGTTTAATTTTTTACTCCCTAAATAACCTCCAAGAACACCGCCTAATAAGGCAACCATTACCAGAATAAAGGCTTCTTTTTGAATAGTTACACCGCTACTTATTTGACCAAATAATCCAGCAGCCGAATTAACCCATATA contains the following coding sequences:
- a CDS encoding MoaD/ThiS family protein; translated protein: MKINIKYFGQIAEVTNRDSEIIEVSAKTISELTDWIYLKFPDLKNKDFQVAQNQELVSIETKITGNEIALLPPFSGG
- the mobA gene encoding molybdenum cofactor guanylyltransferase — translated: MIAKKNITGIILSGGKSSRMGTDKGLLLYNEKPFTQYSIDALAPFTSEIIIVSNYKNYDVFGLKRVNDLFEEAGPLAGIYSGLKHSKTDYNLVLSCDIPLITSGIINQIIDHFDSNFDVIQVETNHKTMPLIALYKTSCKELFFNLLKQGERRLQYAVNQCKVKTITLDTENEKCTLNVNTPETLKTLTNKPFRENI